In Aminobacterium sp. MB27-C1, a single genomic region encodes these proteins:
- a CDS encoding class I SAM-dependent RNA methyltransferase, protein MNKLPVGCNLKCRACAHRMMSQKDSEIQKETWLKGVLSHWTYALSPIVSPLPERRWGYRNKVSLIAEWNSYRWIFGMNVRKQVISLQECPIHSATVKNVLTWLSSKMPPFTLFPLSIYVQAGAQATLILKTKELPNLDWLKNTLNSLNQTGLEGLWLHLHPSAGRRLFGSGVWKLLWGKPRSYNEHGLIYGPTAFQQLIPELYNHSLLETIKFLSPQKDSGILDLYSGSGATLRQWTDAGSAAIGVETSAEAIENAAINAPGARLLRGTCSQRLPQLNEWIKSIPINKRLAYVNPPRTGIEPDVREWLAIKARPQRIAYLSCSAGTLARDLLYLEEKGYEVKHITPYDFFPNTYHVETLACLSL, encoded by the coding sequence ATGAATAAACTGCCTGTTGGCTGCAACCTAAAATGCCGAGCTTGTGCCCATCGCATGATGAGTCAAAAAGATAGTGAAATTCAAAAAGAAACATGGCTAAAAGGAGTTTTGTCTCATTGGACATACGCCTTAAGCCCAATTGTTTCCCCGTTACCAGAAAGACGTTGGGGATATAGAAATAAAGTCAGTCTGATAGCTGAATGGAACTCATATCGTTGGATATTTGGAATGAACGTGCGCAAGCAGGTCATTTCGTTGCAAGAGTGTCCTATTCATTCCGCAACTGTTAAGAATGTGCTTACGTGGCTTTCTTCAAAAATGCCTCCATTTACACTGTTTCCTCTCTCGATTTATGTACAGGCAGGCGCACAAGCTACACTTATATTAAAAACAAAAGAGTTGCCCAACCTTGATTGGTTAAAAAACACACTAAACAGCCTTAACCAAACTGGATTGGAAGGACTCTGGCTTCACCTTCACCCAAGTGCTGGAAGAAGGCTCTTTGGCAGTGGAGTTTGGAAACTACTATGGGGAAAACCTCGTTCTTACAATGAACACGGTCTTATATACGGCCCCACAGCTTTTCAGCAATTAATTCCTGAACTATACAACCACTCTCTTCTTGAAACGATTAAATTTCTTTCCCCTCAAAAAGATAGCGGCATTCTCGATCTCTATTCTGGAAGCGGAGCCACTCTTCGACAATGGACGGATGCTGGTTCCGCAGCAATAGGTGTAGAAACCTCAGCTGAAGCCATTGAAAATGCCGCGATTAACGCACCAGGTGCGCGTCTTTTACGGGGAACATGCAGTCAACGCCTGCCGCAACTCAATGAATGGATTAAATCAATCCCAATAAATAAAAGACTGGCCTACGTGAATCCCCCCAGAACAGGAATCGAACCCGATGTTCGCGAATGGCTTGCAATAAAAGCACGTCCACAGCGTATAGCATATCTCTCTTGCAGTGCAGGAACTCTCGCACGAGACCTTCTCTACCTTGAAGAAAAAGGGTATGAAGTAAAGCATATTACGCCTTACGACTTTTTCCCTAATACATACCACGTTGAAACTCTCGCTTGCCTTTCTCTATAG
- a CDS encoding ATP-binding cassette domain-containing protein: MTPLLEVSNLSVELGIFSLRNVSFQVDEGTYCCVIGASGAGKSVLLETIAGGFVPSSGKVFLNDVDITSWPPEKRKLSIVYQDYMLFPHLSVFENIAFGLRNQRMPHSDIRTQVYSMAKMLQIELLLQRNVTTLSGGEQQRIALARALVIRPQILLLDEAFSALDIVTRERMRKCIKALVKELGVTVLHVTHDMEDVWTLATHVVVIQNGCLSQIGRPDDIFQKPQSFHVACLVGAKNIFEGEGCDTLEGEPYAIDVDGVFIRTTDYVKPNERVALSIRPEEIIVATEPFYSSARNVLKVKVDEVSLRGPLVWIRTQWNSTFIYTVVTRSAFDELHLREGGHCFLMFKARSVRVLSHL, encoded by the coding sequence ATGACCCCCCTTTTAGAAGTAAGCAATCTGTCGGTGGAACTTGGAATCTTTTCTCTTAGAAATGTCTCTTTTCAAGTAGATGAAGGAACATATTGTTGTGTTATAGGTGCTTCTGGGGCTGGAAAAAGTGTTTTGCTTGAAACTATAGCGGGAGGGTTTGTTCCTTCTTCTGGAAAGGTCTTTTTAAATGATGTAGATATAACATCTTGGCCGCCGGAAAAAAGAAAATTAAGCATCGTCTATCAGGATTATATGCTATTCCCTCATCTTTCTGTTTTTGAAAATATAGCTTTTGGCCTTCGAAATCAGAGGATGCCCCATAGTGATATTAGAACTCAAGTCTATTCTATGGCTAAAATGTTGCAAATAGAGCTTCTTTTACAACGGAACGTTACAACACTATCTGGAGGAGAGCAACAACGGATTGCTTTAGCTAGAGCTCTTGTTATACGGCCTCAAATTTTGCTTTTAGATGAAGCTTTTAGTGCCCTTGATATAGTTACAAGAGAGCGAATGCGCAAATGTATCAAGGCGTTAGTTAAAGAGCTTGGAGTTACGGTTTTACACGTTACTCATGATATGGAAGACGTATGGACATTGGCTACTCACGTTGTCGTTATTCAGAACGGCTGTCTTTCTCAAATTGGGAGACCAGATGATATCTTTCAAAAACCTCAATCTTTTCATGTGGCTTGTCTTGTGGGAGCAAAAAATATTTTTGAAGGGGAGGGATGTGACACCTTAGAAGGAGAACCTTATGCCATAGATGTGGATGGAGTATTTATCCGCACAACAGATTATGTAAAACCCAACGAGAGAGTTGCTCTCTCTATCCGTCCAGAAGAAATTATTGTAGCCACAGAGCCATTTTATTCGTCTGCTCGTAATGTTTTAAAGGTAAAAGTTGATGAGGTTTCTTTACGTGGCCCGCTTGTCTGGATTCGTACACAATGGAATTCAACCTTTATCTATACCGTTGTAACGAGAAGTGCCTTTGATGAGTTGCATCTTAGAGAAGGAGGGCATTGCTTTTTGATGTTTAAGGCTCGTTCTGTTCGAGTCCTTTCTCATCTATAG
- a CDS encoding ABC transporter permease has product MKNTLFKLFLWLIFLFFTGLLFAAILSLFFMLNLDDILINLRSEEMFYSLKLSIFSSALSTFIVMVVAVSSGYVLARFQFRGQHLFRTIIDLPMALPELVLGLCLLLLLGQGPLSLWSKNIVFSKEAIVIAQIFTAAPYAIRIMYGTFCSINPRYELVARSLGCDLVSCFFRVSLPMAKGGFLAAIVIAFARSVGCFGTVLVLAGGTRMYTETLPIALFLNISYGNLPVAITAGVVLIVISLLSILIFECMNRDVFV; this is encoded by the coding sequence ATGAAAAATACGCTCTTTAAGCTATTTTTGTGGCTTATTTTCCTATTTTTTACAGGATTACTTTTCGCTGCCATTCTCTCGTTGTTTTTTATGTTGAATTTAGACGATATCCTTATTAATTTACGATCGGAAGAAATGTTTTATAGTTTGAAACTTTCGATCTTTTCGAGTGCTCTCTCTACATTCATTGTTATGGTTGTAGCTGTATCTTCTGGTTATGTGCTTGCTCGGTTTCAATTTCGAGGCCAACATTTATTTCGAACGATTATTGATTTGCCTATGGCTCTACCCGAATTAGTTTTAGGTTTATGTTTACTTTTACTTTTAGGGCAGGGGCCTCTTTCTCTCTGGTCTAAAAATATCGTTTTTTCAAAAGAGGCAATAGTAATTGCTCAAATTTTTACAGCGGCTCCTTATGCTATTCGTATTATGTACGGGACTTTTTGCAGCATAAATCCACGTTATGAGCTTGTTGCGAGAAGTCTAGGGTGTGATCTTGTCAGTTGCTTCTTCAGAGTTTCCCTTCCAATGGCTAAGGGGGGTTTTTTAGCAGCTATTGTAATTGCTTTTGCTCGAAGTGTTGGTTGTTTCGGTACAGTATTAGTTCTCGCAGGAGGGACTCGTATGTATACAGAAACCCTTCCAATTGCTCTTTTTCTTAATATATCTTATGGGAATTTACCAGTCGCTATTACTGCTGGCGTTGTTCTTATTGTTATATCTTTGCTTTCTATCCTTATTTTTGAATGTATGAATCGAGATGTTTTTGTATGA
- the modA gene encoding molybdate ABC transporter substrate-binding protein → MTFIRRFCFLVIISIGVVLSCSFRGAAEEPLLVFCGAGLMKPMDEIKVSFEEETGLTVRIVYGGSGELFGMISTRKEGDVYIPGAEKYIEDALREKMIVEDEITVICYHVPVILVPKGNPAQIHSLADLAKPGLRLALADEKAAAIGKTGKAILEKNALYEDVKKNVVVKPGTTNQLLMYVATSQVDGTIAWHDQSTWAQADQKVEIVSIPITQNSVKTIPAAIISYSKRTDDALAFIKYLVADSGKVAWKRWGFPLEKPVE, encoded by the coding sequence ATGACTTTTATTAGAAGATTCTGCTTCTTGGTTATTATTTCTATAGGAGTGGTTTTAAGTTGTTCCTTTCGAGGAGCAGCGGAAGAACCACTCCTTGTTTTTTGCGGAGCGGGTCTCATGAAACCGATGGACGAAATAAAGGTTTCATTTGAAGAAGAGACAGGCCTAACTGTTCGTATTGTTTACGGTGGTTCAGGAGAACTTTTTGGCATGATTTCTACAAGAAAAGAAGGGGATGTCTATATTCCAGGTGCGGAAAAGTATATTGAAGATGCACTACGTGAAAAAATGATTGTGGAAGACGAAATAACTGTTATTTGTTACCATGTTCCCGTTATTCTTGTTCCCAAAGGAAATCCCGCTCAAATACACTCTTTGGCAGATTTAGCTAAACCAGGTTTAAGACTTGCTTTAGCTGATGAAAAGGCAGCTGCTATCGGTAAGACAGGTAAGGCTATCTTAGAAAAGAATGCTCTTTACGAAGATGTGAAAAAAAATGTTGTAGTAAAACCTGGAACGACGAACCAGCTTTTGATGTATGTTGCAACATCTCAAGTCGATGGAACAATAGCATGGCACGATCAATCCACATGGGCGCAAGCTGATCAAAAGGTCGAAATTGTATCCATTCCCATAACGCAAAATAGTGTTAAAACAATTCCTGCAGCTATTATTTCGTACTCAAAACGCACAGACGATGCCCTTGCTTTTATAAAATACCTTGTTGCAGATTCAGGCAAAGTCGCTTGGAAACGTTGGGGTTTTCCTCTTGAAAAACCGGTAGAGTAA
- a CDS encoding diguanylate cyclase domain-containing protein codes for MLTNTNYQIALLSLLASLGVELMNVSWDRSDDVLEKGLSLFGQLLNVDRSYIFLFEGDISRQIASNTHEWCAEGVTSFKNELQSLPTNKFRWWSRKIKNDEIIDLPSLSDIPDDATQEKMILGFQGIISLLVVPMTYRGHSIGFIGFDSVRERRFWTDEEISTLRLLAGIFSSALIRWQNEKNVAELTEKLESQFQQTSKDLKLVLESIGEGFIEINSQGNFLHVNSSYCQMIGYNREDLLSMTLADVCPEFQKNRAFFNTLKEKQGTLSYFHHTHKDGHVLELTGNGCHVPYDNGRFFIFVWDVTQKRQMERDLRDALARYDRLIENAGEIIARFAVDNLQVDMLNPVGEKLSGYSLEDFQKDPGLTYRLMDPDSMETFQRTLEILTKKKQKIDSIVLTWTVKGGRRIDLEHTLIPLKDEQGVVRYVESIARNVTERLRMEELIRYQATHDALTGLPNRLLFIDRLNQAIKHALRSGTLVAVAFMDLDNFKNVNDTWGHTMGDKLLVQVARRLETILRDVDTVARTGGDEFLFVFTDVFSTEQVLSIAKRMHMTLSSPFHIDEIEIAITPSIGVSLFPDHGTDINTLLKKADSAMYCVKRRGRNGIKMWRDSIK; via the coding sequence ATGTTAACTAATACGAATTACCAGATAGCTCTTCTTTCTCTTCTTGCTTCTTTAGGGGTAGAACTTATGAATGTTTCTTGGGACCGATCAGATGATGTTTTGGAGAAAGGTCTATCTCTTTTTGGTCAACTTCTTAATGTAGACCGCAGTTACATTTTTTTGTTTGAGGGGGATATTTCCAGGCAAATTGCAAGCAATACTCATGAATGGTGCGCTGAAGGTGTAACCTCTTTTAAAAATGAATTACAATCTCTTCCTACTAATAAATTTAGATGGTGGAGTCGTAAAATAAAAAATGATGAAATTATAGATTTACCTTCCCTTTCCGATATCCCTGACGATGCTACTCAAGAAAAAATGATTCTTGGTTTTCAAGGAATAATATCATTGTTGGTTGTTCCGATGACTTATAGGGGGCATTCTATAGGTTTTATCGGCTTTGATTCAGTGCGAGAACGTCGTTTTTGGACAGATGAAGAAATCTCTACGTTACGGCTTTTGGCAGGGATTTTTTCAAGTGCCTTAATTCGTTGGCAAAACGAGAAAAATGTTGCAGAACTTACGGAAAAATTAGAAAGTCAATTTCAGCAGACATCAAAAGATCTAAAACTTGTTCTTGAAAGTATTGGTGAAGGGTTTATTGAAATAAACAGTCAAGGTAATTTCCTTCACGTGAATAGTTCGTATTGCCAGATGATAGGGTATAACAGAGAAGACCTTCTTTCTATGACTTTGGCAGATGTGTGTCCTGAATTTCAAAAAAACCGGGCTTTTTTTAATACACTAAAAGAAAAACAAGGAACGCTGTCTTATTTTCATCACACTCATAAAGATGGTCATGTTTTAGAACTTACAGGTAACGGTTGTCATGTCCCTTATGATAATGGCCGTTTTTTTATTTTTGTATGGGACGTAACTCAAAAGCGTCAAATGGAGCGAGATTTGCGTGACGCCTTAGCACGATATGACCGTTTAATTGAAAACGCTGGAGAAATTATTGCTCGTTTTGCCGTCGATAATCTACAAGTTGATATGCTTAATCCGGTAGGAGAAAAATTGTCGGGCTACTCTCTTGAGGATTTTCAAAAAGATCCAGGTCTTACATATCGTTTAATGGATCCTGATTCTATGGAGACTTTTCAAAGAACATTAGAAATTCTCACAAAGAAAAAACAGAAAATAGACTCCATTGTTTTGACGTGGACCGTAAAGGGAGGACGTCGTATTGATCTTGAGCATACCCTTATCCCATTAAAAGATGAGCAAGGTGTAGTCAGATATGTGGAAAGTATTGCACGTAATGTAACAGAACGGCTTCGTATGGAAGAACTTATTCGCTACCAAGCAACACATGACGCCCTTACGGGACTTCCGAACAGATTGCTTTTTATTGATCGCCTGAATCAGGCAATAAAGCACGCCCTTCGCAGTGGGACCCTTGTAGCTGTGGCTTTTATGGATCTTGATAATTTTAAGAATGTCAATGATACCTGGGGGCATACTATGGGTGATAAGTTACTTGTTCAGGTTGCACGAAGACTCGAAACGATTTTACGAGATGTTGATACAGTTGCTCGAACAGGAGGAGATGAATTTCTCTTTGTGTTTACGGATGTTTTTAGTACAGAACAGGTTCTTTCAATTGCAAAGAGAATGCACATGACTCTTTCTTCTCCTTTCCATATAGACGAAATTGAAATTGCTATAACTCCTAGCATAGGAGTGAGCCTTTTCCCTGATCATGGGACTGACATTAATACATTACTGAAAAAAGCTGATTCTGCAATGTATTGTGTAAAACGCCGAGGAAGGAACGGAATAAAAATGTGGAGGGATTCAATCAAATAG
- a CDS encoding efflux RND transporter permease subunit: protein MNIAEYSIRKKNVTWFIVVIVVIFGIFAYGKLGKLEDPAFTIKTAVVTTTYPGATPREVEEEVTEVIERAAQQMGQIDKVRSLSQEGVSIVYVDIKDIYTAKDLPQIWDELRRKINDIQRQLPPGAGPSLINDDYGDVYGVYFALTGEGYTYKELEDFADFLKKELLLVPGVASVEIHGTQQEAIYVEISRPKLTQLGISTQEIFQALQAQNIVVSSGKVQAGSEYIRITPTGEFSSVAQIGALIFPSSSGTLIRLADVATITREYVAPPRAIVRFNGTPAIGIGISNIEGGNVITMGEAIKKKLKELEPMTPVGMDLGLIYYQSDTVRDAINNFLMNLLEALIIVIAILLIFMGIRSGMLIGGVLLLTILATFIAMKMAKIDLHSISLGALIVALGMLVDNAIVVADGILVRIQTGKERVSSAIEVVTQTQWPLLGATFIAVIAFAPIGLSPDSTGEFCRSLFQVVGISLLLSWILAVTVTPVAGVHFLKTSVTQEGKDPYDTKLYRMYRTFLEVCLRKRKRTVIVLVLLLGCALFGFTFVDRSFFPNSTSPMFTIDFWRPKGAYIDETLKDVKNVESFLLKQPETKSVASYAGQGALRFILTYTPSDPSDSYGHLIVESRNSKSSSILSNKVTTFMTAEMPDVDPRVRSFSKGTGSGAKIQARFMGEDPKVLRNLGDQALLIFRGDSDSINIRSDWGEKVKIIRPTLDEVRTRQAGLSRTDIAAALEMSFTGSKAGLYRENDKLLPIIVALPKADRAKPGTLQDVQIWSPLMKKYITLGQITKSIDIVAEDPIIYRRNRMRTLTVECDSRSGNAALLFSRVRPDIEAIKLPIGYKLDWGGEYESSQTAQGGLMGMIPIAFIAIIVILVILFNGFKQPIIIMLCLPLSIIGVTAGLLLFNKSFDFMALLGFLSLTGMLIKNAIVLIDQIDLEIREGKHGFDAIVDSAVSRARPVSMAAMTTVLGMIPLLFDVLFSALAVTIMFGLAFATILTLVVVPVFYSMFFKIGEK from the coding sequence ATGAATATAGCGGAGTACTCCATACGGAAAAAGAATGTTACATGGTTTATTGTTGTGATAGTGGTCATTTTTGGCATTTTTGCCTATGGTAAATTAGGCAAACTTGAAGATCCTGCTTTCACAATCAAAACGGCTGTTGTGACAACTACGTATCCTGGAGCGACGCCACGTGAAGTTGAGGAGGAAGTTACGGAAGTTATAGAGAGAGCTGCTCAACAGATGGGGCAGATCGACAAAGTTCGTTCTCTTTCTCAAGAAGGGGTATCAATAGTATATGTTGACATCAAAGATATCTACACAGCTAAAGATTTGCCTCAAATATGGGATGAATTACGACGCAAGATAAATGATATACAAAGGCAATTGCCTCCGGGTGCTGGTCCTTCTCTTATAAACGATGATTATGGAGATGTATATGGCGTTTATTTTGCTTTGACTGGGGAAGGATATACATATAAAGAGTTAGAAGATTTTGCCGATTTTTTAAAAAAAGAATTGCTGCTTGTTCCTGGAGTTGCGAGTGTGGAAATTCATGGTACCCAGCAGGAGGCTATTTATGTTGAGATTTCTCGTCCTAAACTGACACAGCTTGGGATTTCTACCCAGGAAATTTTCCAAGCACTTCAAGCTCAGAATATTGTGGTTTCATCTGGAAAAGTTCAAGCGGGATCGGAGTATATTCGTATAACTCCAACAGGAGAGTTCTCTTCCGTCGCTCAAATAGGGGCTCTGATTTTTCCCTCTTCTTCTGGTACATTGATACGTTTGGCGGATGTAGCAACCATTACACGAGAATATGTAGCTCCTCCTCGTGCAATAGTACGATTTAACGGGACTCCAGCTATAGGTATTGGAATATCGAATATTGAAGGCGGCAACGTTATTACTATGGGGGAAGCCATTAAGAAAAAACTGAAAGAGCTTGAGCCCATGACTCCTGTTGGTATGGATTTAGGGTTGATTTATTATCAATCTGATACAGTGCGAGATGCGATTAATAACTTTTTAATGAATCTTTTGGAAGCTTTGATTATTGTTATCGCTATTTTACTGATTTTTATGGGCATTAGAAGTGGAATGCTTATTGGTGGAGTTTTATTGCTTACTATTTTGGCTACATTTATAGCGATGAAAATGGCGAAAATAGACCTTCATAGCATATCTTTAGGTGCTCTTATCGTTGCTCTTGGCATGCTTGTCGATAATGCTATCGTAGTTGCCGACGGTATTTTAGTTCGAATCCAGACGGGGAAAGAAAGAGTATCTTCGGCAATTGAAGTTGTAACCCAAACACAATGGCCATTGTTAGGTGCTACTTTTATAGCTGTTATAGCTTTTGCTCCAATTGGTTTGTCCCCTGATAGTACGGGGGAGTTTTGTAGAAGTCTCTTTCAAGTTGTAGGGATTTCTTTGCTTTTGAGTTGGATATTAGCTGTTACGGTCACACCTGTTGCAGGTGTACATTTTTTAAAAACGTCAGTCACTCAAGAAGGAAAGGATCCCTACGATACGAAATTATATAGAATGTATAGAACTTTCCTTGAAGTATGTCTCAGAAAGAGAAAAAGAACAGTAATTGTTTTAGTACTTTTGTTGGGATGTGCGCTTTTTGGTTTTACTTTTGTTGATCGATCCTTTTTCCCGAACTCTACGAGTCCAATGTTTACAATTGATTTCTGGCGTCCAAAAGGTGCGTATATAGACGAAACGTTAAAAGATGTTAAGAATGTGGAGTCTTTTCTTCTAAAACAACCTGAAACAAAATCTGTGGCAAGCTATGCTGGGCAGGGCGCACTTCGTTTTATTTTGACATATACTCCCAGCGATCCTTCAGATAGTTACGGCCATTTGATTGTAGAAAGTAGGAATTCTAAATCATCATCAATATTAAGCAATAAGGTTACTACCTTTATGACCGCAGAGATGCCAGATGTTGATCCTCGTGTTCGGTCATTTAGTAAAGGAACTGGAAGTGGCGCCAAAATTCAGGCTCGATTTATGGGAGAAGACCCCAAAGTTCTTAGAAATCTTGGGGATCAGGCCCTTTTAATCTTTAGAGGTGACTCAGATTCTATAAACATTAGAAGCGATTGGGGAGAGAAAGTCAAAATTATTCGACCTACTCTTGATGAAGTTCGAACTCGTCAGGCAGGGCTTTCCAGAACAGATATTGCAGCAGCGCTAGAGATGTCTTTTACAGGCTCAAAGGCAGGACTATATAGGGAAAATGACAAGTTACTACCTATCATAGTTGCATTGCCTAAAGCAGACAGAGCGAAACCGGGAACTTTACAAGATGTTCAGATTTGGAGTCCTCTCATGAAAAAATATATAACTTTGGGGCAGATAACAAAAAGTATTGATATTGTTGCAGAGGATCCCATTATTTATAGACGAAACAGAATGAGGACGTTGACTGTTGAATGTGACTCTCGTTCTGGTAATGCTGCCCTCCTTTTTTCTCGAGTCCGGCCTGATATAGAAGCGATAAAGCTTCCTATAGGGTATAAACTTGATTGGGGAGGTGAATATGAGAGTTCTCAAACGGCTCAAGGTGGCCTTATGGGAATGATCCCTATAGCGTTTATTGCTATTATCGTCATACTGGTAATTCTGTTTAACGGATTTAAGCAGCCAATAATTATTATGCTATGCCTTCCTCTTTCTATTATTGGAGTGACTGCGGGGTTGCTTCTTTTCAATAAATCTTTTGATTTTATGGCTTTGCTAGGATTTTTGAGTCTTACTGGAATGCTTATTAAAAACGCCATTGTATTGATTGACCAGATTGATTTGGAAATCAGAGAGGGAAAACATGGATTCGATGCTATTGTCGATTCAGCGGTAAGCCGAGCTCGGCCTGTATCTATGGCAGCTATGACTACCGTTTTAGGCATGATACCTCTTCTTTTCGACGTTCTTTTTTCAGCCTTAGCTGTTACCATTATGTTTGGTCTTGCTTTCGCAACGATTTTGACGCTCGTTGTCGTTCCTGTTTTTTATTCAATGTTTTTTAAAATAGGAGAAAAATAG
- a CDS encoding efflux RND transporter periplasmic adaptor subunit: MSEFQDQKKKMAKKIWGIAALVFFAVGGFLLMGITGRKTEISPEKASRPVKTMTLLAPEVTFRRIFPGKVIASKTAELSFRVSGPLVELPVKKGASIQQGSLIARIDPRDFRIQLTNAQSALSNASAQLDAMKAGARKEEISALSSKVSSAKARLSEAETDYQRMNRLFDEGVVAQVDLERAKTTYEVAKGELNTASQQLQEARSGARVEDIKAMEATIQGLKAQVEAAQSALKDTELRAPFNGIVAERYVDNYQSVQKNQTIISLQNLERIEIIISVPEQDIMRIKTYRSPSFFASFEASPGKKYPLEFKEITTKADPQTQTYAATFSMPYPEDFIALPGMTTQIEIVGEGETKGTGDFLVPSIAVVPGEDTKHFVWIVDEKTMTVHKAEVSLLSYKDDMAIIRGGVNTGSRIVIAGVNYLVEGDSVTFFNSEE; encoded by the coding sequence ATGAGTGAATTTCAGGATCAAAAGAAAAAAATGGCTAAAAAAATATGGGGAATTGCTGCCTTGGTGTTTTTTGCTGTGGGAGGTTTCCTTTTGATGGGAATTACTGGAAGGAAGACAGAGATTTCACCTGAAAAAGCATCGCGACCTGTAAAAACCATGACACTTCTAGCCCCTGAAGTTACTTTTCGGAGAATTTTCCCTGGAAAGGTTATTGCGTCAAAAACAGCAGAACTTTCTTTTCGTGTTTCAGGTCCATTAGTTGAGTTACCTGTGAAAAAAGGGGCATCAATTCAGCAAGGAAGTCTTATTGCTAGAATAGACCCACGTGATTTTAGAATTCAGTTAACTAATGCTCAAAGTGCACTCAGTAATGCTAGCGCGCAGTTGGATGCTATGAAAGCTGGTGCGAGAAAAGAAGAGATTTCAGCCTTATCATCAAAGGTTTCCTCGGCTAAAGCACGACTTTCGGAAGCAGAGACAGATTATCAAAGAATGAATCGACTCTTTGATGAAGGTGTTGTGGCGCAAGTTGACTTAGAAAGAGCTAAAACGACTTATGAAGTGGCAAAAGGTGAATTGAATACTGCAAGTCAGCAGTTACAGGAGGCACGAAGTGGCGCACGTGTTGAGGATATTAAAGCTATGGAGGCTACTATTCAGGGATTGAAAGCTCAAGTAGAAGCGGCTCAAAGTGCACTTAAGGATACGGAACTTAGAGCCCCTTTTAATGGAATTGTCGCAGAACGTTATGTAGATAACTATCAAAGCGTACAAAAAAACCAAACCATTATAAGTTTACAAAATCTTGAAAGGATAGAAATTATCATTTCTGTTCCAGAACAAGATATTATGCGAATTAAAACTTACAGAAGTCCTTCTTTTTTTGCGTCTTTCGAAGCTTCGCCTGGCAAAAAATATCCGTTAGAATTTAAAGAAATTACCACTAAAGCAGATCCTCAGACTCAAACATATGCTGCAACTTTTTCAATGCCTTATCCTGAAGATTTTATAGCTTTACCGGGAATGACAACGCAAATAGAAATAGTAGGTGAAGGGGAAACCAAAGGAACTGGTGATTTTCTTGTTCCTTCCATAGCTGTTGTTCCTGGAGAAGATACGAAACATTTTGTATGGATTGTAGACGAAAAAACAATGACTGTTCATAAGGCTGAAGTTTCTTTGCTTTCTTATAAAGATGATATGGCCATTATACGTGGGGGCGTTAACACTGGAAGCCGAATTGTTATTGCTGGTGTAAATTACTTGGTAGAAGGTGATTCTGTAACATTTTTTAACTCTGAGGAATAG